Genomic window (Deltaproteobacteria bacterium):
TCGGCATCTGCGAGGTCGTCTCCACGCTCACCTTCACCGGCGTCCTCGAGCGGCACCCGACGCTCCGCTTCGTGCTCGTCGAGTGCGGCATCGGCTGGATCCCGTACTTCCTCGAGCGCATGGATCAGACGTTCGAGAAGCACCGCTTCTGGACGCAGTCTATCATCAAGGAGAAGCCGAGCATGTACTGGTATCGGCAGGGTTACGCGACGTTCATCCGGGACCTCGTGGGCGTCAGGGAGCGTCACTCTGCCGGCGTCCGCAACATCATGTGGTCGACCGACTACCCACACTCCGACAGCACGTGGCCCAGGTCGCGCGAGGCCCTGGCGGAGCATTGCCGGGACGTCCCCGCCGACGAGCAGGCGCTGATCGCCGGGGGCAACGCGGCCCGTCTGTACGGCCTCGCATAGGCGCGCCGTCACGGTCGTGGGTGGGATAGGATGGAACGCGACGCCGCCATCGTAGAGGTGGGCCTCAACGAGGCCGCGACGCGAGCCCAGAACCCGTACGTGCCCTACGCGCCCGAAGAGTGCGCCGAGGACGCGCGGCGGTGCGCCGAGGCGGGAGCCGCCGTCGTTCACTGGCACGCGCGTGACCCGATCACGGGAGCGCAGCGCCTCGACGACACGGCGCTGTACGGCGCGGCCCTCGACGGCATGCGGCCATCGGGCGTGCTTGCGTATCCGAGCTACCCGCCGTGGCCCGTCTCGGCCGCAGACCGGCTGGAGCACGTGTGGGCGCTCCGCGAGCGCCACGGGCTCGAGCTCGCCCCGCTCGATCTGGGATCCGTCGGCATCGTCGTCTGGGACGAGCGCGCGCAGGACTTCGGCCCGGGCCTCGATCTCCTGCGCGAGCACGGCGTCGTCGCGAACCCCCTCCCGTTCCTGCTCGACGCGCTCGAGCGTGCCTACGCGCTCGGCATGGTGCCGAGCCTCGCCGCCTTCGACCTGGGGTTCACCCGGACGATGGTGCTCCTGGCACGCGCCGGCAAGCTCCGGCCGCCGATCTTCCTCAAGATATTTCTGTCGGGCGCCTGGGCCGCGGGGCCGTTCCCGACGGAGGA
Coding sequences:
- a CDS encoding 3-keto-5-aminohexanoate cleavage protein yields the protein MERDAAIVEVGLNEAATRAQNPYVPYAPEECAEDARRCAEAGAAVVHWHARDPITGAQRLDDTALYGAALDGMRPSGVLAYPSYPPWPVSAADRLEHVWALRERHGLELAPLDLGSVGIVVWDERAQDFGPGLDLLREHGVVANPLPFLLDALERAYALGMVPSLAAFDLGFTRTMVLLARAGKLRPPIFLKIFLSGAWAAGPFPTE